A part of Hydrogenobacter sp. T-8 genomic DNA contains:
- a CDS encoding ADP-ribosylglycohydrolase family protein encodes MDTILDKFKGVILGSAIGDAIGKSLEDVPLADVLEFYGGKVKGFVEPHPLSPSVGLEPEKTSDETTISVLLAQSIVEKKFLDPYHFFEKLREWASKEESHRYPDPALITAIDLISSGVGLEDTGLVSSSVEGVLRCAITGLFHYYNPHLAVEAGRLVSLITHRSKEIYDASALVSALVSYLVLESFDLRNPVERFALLESLKNFLKYDKSKRYLDSVKKLLEEEADTEKAIELIGNSTYVFEALPLALFIFLRHVDDPIQAFWEGVNACGMVGGDTDAIGYLVGSFVGAYAGLWAFPLELLENLENYEYYILLAEKLYDTTMEFLERRR; translated from the coding sequence ATGGATACCATTCTTGATAAGTTCAAGGGCGTTATTCTTGGTAGTGCCATAGGCGATGCCATTGGCAAAAGTCTTGAGGATGTGCCTTTGGCAGATGTGCTTGAGTTTTATGGTGGCAAGGTAAAAGGCTTTGTAGAGCCACATCCTCTTAGTCCTTCCGTGGGTCTTGAGCCAGAAAAAACTTCTGATGAGACCACCATAAGTGTGCTACTGGCTCAAAGTATAGTGGAGAAAAAATTCTTAGACCCTTACCACTTTTTTGAAAAGCTCAGAGAGTGGGCGAGTAAAGAAGAAAGCCACAGATATCCAGACCCTGCACTGATTACTGCCATAGACCTTATATCCTCTGGAGTAGGTCTTGAGGATACGGGGCTTGTATCTTCCTCTGTGGAGGGAGTGCTTAGATGTGCTATAACTGGGCTTTTCCACTATTACAATCCACATCTTGCAGTTGAGGCTGGCAGGCTTGTAAGCCTAATTACACACAGAAGCAAGGAGATATACGATGCCAGTGCCTTGGTTTCTGCCCTTGTTAGCTATCTTGTGCTTGAGAGCTTTGACCTAAGAAACCCAGTGGAGAGGTTTGCACTCCTTGAAAGCCTTAAAAACTTTCTCAAATATGACAAAAGCAAAAGATACCTTGACAGCGTGAAAAAACTCTTAGAAGAGGAAGCAGACACAGAGAAAGCCATAGAGCTTATAGGAAACTCCACCTATGTTTTTGAAGCCCTACCCCTTGCCCTTTTTATCTTCTTAAGACATGTGGACGACCCTATACAAGCCTTCTGGGAAGGAGTAAACGCCTGCGGTATGGTGGGAGGGGACACGGACGCTATAGGATACCTTGTGGGGTCTTTTGTAGGTGCATACGCTGGGCTTTGGGCTTTCCCCTTGGAACTTCTTGAAAATTTGGAAAACTACGAGTATTATATTCTTTTGGCAGAAAAACTTTATGATACTACCATGGAATTTCTTGAAAGGAGGAGATGA
- the hfq gene encoding RNA chaperone Hfq, translated as MAYKLQEAFLNTARKRRVKVTIYLLNGVRLQGRIRSFDLYTILIEDGRQQTLVYKHAITTIIPSERMEIEFEEEGVPGAV; from the coding sequence ATGGCTTACAAACTTCAAGAAGCCTTTTTAAACACCGCAAGGAAAAGAAGGGTAAAGGTTACCATCTATCTTCTTAACGGCGTAAGGCTTCAGGGAAGGATAAGGTCTTTTGACCTCTATACCATTCTTATAGAGGATGGGCGTCAGCAAACGCTTGTTTACAAGCATGCCATAACCACCATAATACCCTCAGAGAGGATGGAAATAGAGTTTGAAGAAGAAGGAGTGCCAGGGGCTGTATAG
- a CDS encoding (2Fe-2S) ferredoxin domain-containing protein, with amino-acid sequence MEFRHVFVCVNQRPPGHPMGSCAEKGGRDIYMKLMEKLQMDPELFMSTAVTPTGCLGPCGLGPTIVVYPDGVWYGNVKPSDVDEIVQSHLKGGQPVERLVVSKGKPPGMF; translated from the coding sequence ATGGAGTTTAGGCATGTTTTTGTCTGCGTAAACCAAAGACCACCTGGTCATCCCATGGGTTCTTGTGCGGAGAAGGGCGGAAGGGATATATACATGAAGCTCATGGAAAAACTGCAAATGGACCCAGAGCTTTTTATGAGCACTGCGGTGACTCCCACAGGCTGTCTTGGACCCTGCGGTCTCGGACCTACGATTGTGGTCTACCCTGATGGGGTATGGTATGGAAATGTAAAGCCTTCAGATGTGGATGAGATAGTTCAAAGCCATCTAAAGGGTGGTCAACCAGTAGAAAGGCTTGTGGTTTCTAAGGGTAAACCTCCAGGTATGTTCTAA
- a CDS encoding OmpP1/FadL family transporter, with amino-acid sequence MKKAIALTALLGIAGLSFATNGDNLIGVSPASRGMGGIGVGMPVGPTDSIFRNPAWMSQYKGFNLSFGGILFMPEVKAKTNVTPMGPMNPPASATSEADMFVVPEVGIVQQINNNLSFGIGAFGVSGMGVDYRNKDQRLANMHTTLQFMRVIPALSYKVNNAISVSGALHLAYGSLDMGANMCQPMTTNCWNAGGGQSQTYGIGFQLGLAYNMGNFVYAGITYQSPVSMTYKRVFDSNNDGRFEDLKLTQPQELAFGLGVKPMNNFKVGMDIRWINWKNAKGYKHFQWKDQWVIALGGEYKPTEKLALRAGYNYGKSPIRGGAKNPMNANSIPNFSAPFSDFNIAWFNLIGFPAITEHHITLGLGYEFTKTFGIDLAYKHAFNKKVKATDPSGAFLVEAQNAQNAIAIGLNWKF; translated from the coding sequence ATGAAAAAGGCTATTGCTTTAACTGCCTTGTTAGGAATTGCGGGGCTCTCTTTTGCTACAAACGGGGATAACCTAATAGGTGTATCTCCAGCCTCAAGGGGTATGGGTGGTATAGGTGTGGGTATGCCAGTAGGACCTACGGACTCTATCTTTAGAAACCCTGCTTGGATGAGCCAGTATAAGGGCTTTAACCTAAGCTTTGGTGGAATACTCTTTATGCCTGAGGTTAAGGCAAAAACTAACGTAACTCCCATGGGTCCTATGAACCCTCCAGCCTCTGCTACTAGTGAGGCGGATATGTTTGTTGTCCCGGAAGTTGGTATAGTGCAACAGATTAATAATAACCTGAGCTTTGGTATAGGTGCCTTTGGTGTCTCAGGGATGGGTGTGGACTACAGAAACAAGGACCAAAGACTTGCCAACATGCATACGACCCTCCAGTTTATGCGGGTTATACCAGCCCTTTCGTACAAAGTGAATAACGCCATATCTGTTTCAGGTGCTCTTCACTTGGCTTATGGCTCACTTGATATGGGAGCAAACATGTGTCAGCCAATGACTACAAACTGTTGGAATGCTGGGGGTGGACAGTCTCAGACCTATGGAATAGGCTTTCAGCTTGGCTTAGCCTACAACATGGGAAACTTTGTGTATGCAGGTATAACTTACCAGAGCCCTGTTTCTATGACCTACAAAAGGGTCTTTGACAGCAATAATGATGGAAGGTTTGAAGACCTAAAACTCACTCAGCCTCAAGAGCTTGCCTTTGGTCTTGGTGTAAAGCCTATGAACAACTTCAAGGTAGGTATGGACATAAGATGGATAAACTGGAAGAACGCAAAGGGCTACAAGCACTTCCAATGGAAAGACCAGTGGGTTATAGCCCTTGGTGGTGAGTATAAGCCTACAGAAAAGCTGGCTTTGAGAGCAGGTTATAACTATGGAAAGTCTCCCATAAGGGGCGGAGCTAAGAATCCCATGAATGCCAACAGTATACCCAACTTCTCTGCACCCTTTAGTGACTTTAATATAGCATGGTTTAACCTTATAGGCTTCCCAGCGATAACAGAACATCACATAACCCTCGGTCTTGGATATGAGTTTACAAAAACCTTTGGAATAGACCTTGCTTACAAGCATGCCTTCAACAAGAAGGTAAAGGCAACAGACCCTTCAGGAGCTTTCCTCGTGGAAGCCCAAAACGCCCAAAACGCCATAGCCATAGGTCTCAACTGGAAGTTCTAA
- a CDS encoding 6-carboxyhexanoate--CoA ligase has product MLSLRMRAELKGQHISGAERLIKPDALQKTIKELIKRPKAYDKMVITLERVEEITTIPKALTIYSYDFKSVEEAHNFAIKSLSKEGIPEEIALKALETLKRGANPKGGNMRGAVLMDIHTGERLEPDKERGIRTVRVDWKDRQEVKRVLRERGLKKPYLERLLDALALATKNIHCGVIAELCWSDDPDYITGYIAGKNLGYVRIKPMKEYGVPLGGRVYFVRREGIEKLIECLQNRAVLIENL; this is encoded by the coding sequence ATGCTTAGCCTTCGTATGAGAGCGGAGTTAAAGGGACAGCACATATCTGGTGCGGAAAGGCTTATAAAACCTGACGCCCTTCAAAAGACTATAAAGGAACTTATCAAAAGACCCAAGGCTTATGACAAGATGGTTATAACCCTTGAAAGGGTGGAAGAGATAACCACAATTCCAAAGGCACTTACCATATACAGCTATGACTTTAAAAGCGTAGAAGAAGCCCATAACTTTGCCATAAAAAGCCTATCGAAGGAAGGCATTCCAGAGGAGATAGCCCTGAAGGCACTTGAGACCTTAAAGAGAGGAGCAAACCCAAAGGGTGGGAATATGAGAGGTGCGGTGCTAATGGATATTCATACAGGTGAACGGCTTGAGCCAGACAAGGAAAGAGGCATAAGAACCGTAAGGGTGGACTGGAAAGACAGGCAAGAGGTCAAGAGGGTCTTGAGAGAAAGAGGATTAAAAAAGCCATACCTTGAAAGACTTCTTGATGCCCTTGCCCTTGCTACAAAGAATATACATTGCGGAGTTATAGCGGAGCTATGCTGGAGCGATGACCCAGATTACATAACAGGCTACATTGCAGGTAAAAACTTGGGATATGTGAGAATAAAACCTATGAAGGAATACGGTGTTCCTTTGGGTGGAAGGGTGTATTTTGTAAGGAGGGAAGGCATAGAAAAACTTATAGAGTGTTTGCAAAATAGGGCTGTCTTGATTGAAAACTTATAG
- a CDS encoding glycosyltransferase family 2 protein encodes MVSVVIPVYNGEQYIAQAIQSVLEQSLKVDEIIVIDDASTDRTEQVVKSEFSRWVHYHRNPKNMERCYSRNLGVSLARGEYVFFLDHDDLWEKNHVEKLMGALKVADMVYSFPRTLVNSEGKILRVSRKKIPKDYKILVFSGMVGYPSATAFRKESFLGYKDQFMLREDWEIFLRAVLKGLKVEICDTNTVKIREHGKRSSKSIRLYEGTMAVYRFYRDKIPEEYLPYFLFHVGDVCMRFGNLKEGWKLVLSSLPKKPKLLLSGRNLLTILKRGFRFWKSYA; translated from the coding sequence ATGGTAAGTGTGGTCATACCCGTCTATAACGGAGAGCAATACATAGCACAAGCCATACAGTCAGTGCTGGAGCAGAGCCTAAAGGTTGACGAAATAATAGTTATAGACGATGCGTCAACGGATAGAACAGAGCAGGTAGTAAAGAGTGAATTTTCTCGCTGGGTGCATTACCATCGCAACCCAAAGAACATGGAAAGGTGCTACTCAAGAAACCTTGGAGTTAGCTTGGCAAGGGGTGAATATGTCTTTTTCCTTGACCATGATGACCTCTGGGAAAAAAACCATGTGGAGAAACTAATGGGCGCTTTAAAGGTTGCGGATATGGTTTATAGTTTTCCGAGAACCCTTGTAAACTCGGAGGGTAAAATTCTGAGAGTTTCAAGAAAAAAGATACCAAAGGACTACAAAATTTTGGTGTTTTCTGGAATGGTAGGCTACCCATCCGCTACCGCATTCAGAAAAGAGAGCTTTTTAGGATACAAAGACCAATTCATGCTTAGAGAGGACTGGGAAATCTTCCTTAGGGCGGTGCTTAAAGGTCTAAAGGTAGAAATTTGCGATACTAACACGGTAAAAATAAGAGAGCATGGGAAAAGAAGTAGCAAAAGCATCAGGCTTTATGAAGGCACTATGGCGGTTTACAGGTTTTACAGAGATAAAATTCCAGAGGAATACTTGCCATATTTTCTTTTTCATGTGGGAGATGTGTGTATGAGGTTTGGAAACCTCAAAGAAGGCTGGAAGTTGGTGCTTTCTTCACTTCCAAAAAAGCCAAAGCTTTTGCTTTCTGGTAGAAACTTGCTTACAATTCTAAAAAGAGGCTTTAGGTTTTGGAAAAGCTATGCTTAG
- a CDS encoding glycosyltransferase family 2 protein, which yields MLSVLIRTKNEEKNIERAIKSVQGLADEVIVVDSGSTDRTVEIAKELGAKVFFREWKGYPDQLNYGIGLCSGDWVFVLDADEEVSKELRESIGQVIKNPKHDIYMVSRRTYYLGDFLKHAWYPEWRIRLFRKGKVRFEGLLHERAIFSGSVGRLKGDLYHYSYKSLKDQYLKTVHYAYTMAEIMKSEGKRFRLYKLIFNPLWHFIKVYFVQLGFLDGLRGFMVALSAFFYTFLKYKFLYELELKEKVSKLW from the coding sequence ATGTTGTCTGTCTTAATTCGCACAAAAAACGAGGAGAAAAACATAGAAAGAGCCATAAAGAGCGTGCAGGGGCTTGCGGATGAGGTTATTGTGGTAGACTCTGGCTCAACGGATAGAACTGTGGAAATTGCCAAAGAGCTGGGGGCAAAGGTTTTTTTTAGGGAATGGAAAGGATACCCAGACCAACTAAACTACGGCATAGGTCTATGTTCTGGAGATTGGGTGTTTGTGCTTGATGCGGATGAGGAAGTTTCCAAAGAGCTAAGGGAAAGCATAGGACAGGTAATCAAAAACCCAAAGCATGATATTTATATGGTTAGCAGACGGACTTATTACTTGGGAGATTTTTTAAAACACGCATGGTATCCCGAGTGGAGGATTAGGCTTTTTCGTAAAGGAAAGGTAAGGTTTGAAGGATTACTCCACGAAAGGGCTATATTTAGTGGTAGTGTAGGAAGATTAAAGGGAGACCTCTATCATTATTCATACAAAAGTCTAAAAGACCAGTATTTAAAAACGGTACACTATGCATACACAATGGCGGAAATTATGAAAAGTGAAGGCAAAAGGTTCAGGTTATATAAGCTAATATTCAATCCTCTTTGGCATTTTATTAAGGTATACTTTGTCCAATTGGGTTTTCTTGATGGTCTAAGAGGCTTTATGGTTGCCCTTTCTGCCTTCTTTTACACCTTCCTTAAGTATAAGTTTCTCTACGAGCTTGAGTTAAAGGAAAAGGTTTCCAAGTTATGGTAA
- the infB gene encoding translation initiation factor IF-2 has product MGKLRVQDVAKELGVPVKEVREVLKEWGIDKGNFAYLNEEELQIVYDHFSVPKEKPVENGSKAVAKEETVVVSEQSKEEKQKEEKTEPKREEKRYRDQRDKRYHEKARQPAREAPPPKRERAEERERPRRAEERRPFPARVPAPPPMPPTREQRVEEKPQKPQPKEKLSKSEEQMLKKLQQPVKKEKKEEKEEEIKIVQIPEVITVRELADLLRTPPNQIMAELLKRGILATINQTVPSEVALQVAEALGFLAEIKSEEIKEEEETEVSEEGGEPRPPVVVVMGHVDHGKTTLLDTIRKTRVAEREKGGITQHIGASVVEMSDGRRITFLDTPGHEAFTSLRARGAQVTDIAVLVVAADDGVMPQTVEAINHAKAFNVPIIVAVNKIDKPGADPQRVRRELSELGLIPEEWGGDTVFVDVSAKTGQNVETLLEYILLVADLLELKANPNKPAKGTIIESKLDKQRGVVATVLVQEGTLKLGDIFVAGTTYGRVRAMFDDKGRKVKEAGPSMPVEVLGFEELPMAGDQLKVVEDERKAKQIAEQRKLKKEQMEKVAKGFVLEEVFKKIQEGELKELRLILKTDTLGSLEALKKSFSELSTPEVSVRIIHGDVGGITENDVMLAKASGAVIIGFNTRPDIKARETAEAEKVDIRLYGIIYEAIEDVKKALKGMLKPVEREVVHGTAEVRATFKIKGVGTVAGCYVLDGKILRNAKARLVRNGVVVFDGKIESLKRYKEDVQEVAKGFECGIKLKDYNDVKVGDIIECYEVKLEKPQ; this is encoded by the coding sequence ATGGGAAAATTAAGGGTTCAAGATGTGGCAAAGGAGCTTGGTGTTCCAGTCAAAGAGGTGAGAGAGGTTCTCAAAGAATGGGGTATAGATAAGGGGAATTTTGCCTACCTTAACGAGGAAGAGCTTCAGATAGTTTACGACCATTTTTCTGTTCCCAAAGAAAAGCCGGTAGAAAATGGAAGCAAAGCAGTAGCAAAAGAGGAGACCGTAGTAGTTTCTGAGCAGTCCAAAGAAGAAAAGCAAAAAGAGGAAAAAACCGAGCCAAAAAGAGAAGAGAAAAGATACAGAGACCAAAGGGATAAGAGATACCATGAAAAAGCAAGACAGCCAGCAAGGGAAGCACCACCTCCAAAGCGAGAGAGGGCGGAGGAAAGGGAGAGACCAAGAAGGGCAGAGGAAAGAAGACCCTTCCCAGCAAGGGTTCCTGCACCACCACCTATGCCTCCAACTCGCGAGCAAAGGGTAGAAGAAAAACCTCAAAAACCACAACCAAAGGAAAAACTCAGTAAAAGTGAAGAGCAAATGCTTAAAAAACTCCAACAGCCAGTGAAAAAGGAAAAGAAGGAAGAAAAGGAAGAGGAAATTAAGATAGTTCAAATTCCTGAGGTGATAACAGTAAGAGAGCTTGCAGACCTTTTGAGGACACCTCCAAACCAGATAATGGCGGAGCTTCTCAAGAGAGGAATACTTGCTACCATAAACCAAACAGTTCCTTCAGAAGTAGCACTTCAAGTAGCGGAAGCCCTTGGATTCCTTGCGGAGATAAAGTCGGAGGAAATAAAGGAAGAAGAGGAGACAGAGGTCTCTGAAGAAGGTGGAGAACCAAGACCTCCAGTGGTAGTAGTTATGGGACATGTGGACCACGGGAAAACTACCCTTTTGGATACCATAAGAAAGACAAGGGTTGCGGAGAGAGAAAAGGGTGGAATAACCCAGCATATTGGTGCGTCGGTGGTGGAGATGTCAGACGGAAGGAGGATAACCTTCTTGGACACACCGGGTCATGAAGCCTTTACTTCCTTAAGGGCAAGGGGAGCTCAGGTTACAGACATAGCGGTTTTGGTGGTTGCTGCGGACGATGGCGTCATGCCACAAACTGTGGAAGCCATAAACCACGCCAAAGCCTTTAACGTGCCTATAATCGTAGCGGTCAATAAGATAGACAAGCCTGGGGCTGACCCTCAAAGGGTAAGGAGAGAGCTTTCTGAACTTGGACTAATACCAGAAGAGTGGGGTGGAGATACAGTGTTTGTGGATGTTTCTGCCAAGACGGGGCAGAATGTGGAGACCTTGCTTGAATACATACTCTTGGTGGCAGACCTGCTTGAGCTAAAAGCCAATCCAAACAAGCCAGCAAAGGGGACAATAATAGAATCTAAACTTGACAAGCAGAGGGGCGTGGTGGCAACAGTTCTGGTACAAGAGGGAACTCTTAAACTTGGTGATATCTTTGTGGCGGGAACTACCTATGGGCGTGTTAGGGCTATGTTTGACGATAAGGGCAGGAAGGTCAAAGAAGCAGGACCTTCTATGCCCGTTGAGGTGTTGGGCTTTGAAGAGCTTCCCATGGCAGGAGACCAGCTCAAAGTGGTTGAGGATGAAAGAAAAGCCAAACAGATAGCGGAGCAGAGAAAACTCAAAAAGGAGCAGATGGAAAAGGTAGCAAAGGGCTTTGTGCTTGAGGAGGTCTTTAAAAAGATACAAGAAGGGGAACTAAAGGAGCTAAGGCTCATACTAAAAACGGATACACTTGGCTCTTTGGAAGCTCTGAAGAAGTCTTTCTCTGAGCTTTCCACACCTGAGGTCTCTGTAAGAATAATACATGGGGATGTGGGTGGCATAACAGAAAACGATGTTATGCTTGCTAAGGCGAGTGGTGCGGTTATAATCGGCTTTAACACGCGTCCAGACATAAAGGCAAGGGAAACTGCGGAAGCGGAGAAGGTAGATATAAGGCTCTATGGAATCATATACGAGGCTATAGAGGATGTGAAAAAGGCACTTAAGGGTATGCTAAAGCCTGTGGAAAGAGAAGTGGTTCACGGCACTGCGGAGGTAAGAGCAACCTTCAAGATAAAGGGTGTGGGCACCGTTGCTGGATGCTATGTGCTTGATGGAAAGATACTCAGAAATGCAAAAGCAAGGCTCGTGAGAAACGGCGTTGTGGTCTTTGACGGTAAGATAGAAAGCCTAAAAAGATACAAGGAAGATGTGCAGGAAGTGGCTAAGGGCTTTGAATGTGGAATAAAGCTGAAGGACTACAATGACGTGAAGGTAGGTGATATCATAGAATGCTACGAAGTGAAGTTAGAAAAGCCTCAATAA
- a CDS encoding 7-carboxy-7-deazaguanine synthase QueE: MLRSEVRKASISVNEIYPSIQGEGLLVGTPSLFIRLQGCNLRCPWCDQPSALAFRETSIGLEELLKEVDKYPHRHVVITGGEPFTEESLPLLVEDLLKRDKSVQIETNGTLWQDAIGELAPQIHITCSPKAVAGWFVHPKIRQYAKELKFVVDQELSLDVLLKFSDFLQRGVVVLQPEGNKKVFLQKALEMQLRLLEMGYQVRVIPQVHKFLGLK, from the coding sequence ATGCTACGAAGTGAAGTTAGAAAAGCCTCAATAAGCGTCAATGAAATATACCCAAGCATACAAGGAGAAGGGCTTTTGGTGGGGACACCAAGCCTTTTTATTAGACTTCAAGGTTGTAATCTCAGATGCCCTTGGTGCGACCAGCCTTCCGCTTTAGCCTTTAGAGAAACTTCTATAGGTTTAGAGGAACTTCTAAAAGAAGTTGATAAGTATCCTCACAGACATGTAGTTATAACGGGCGGAGAACCTTTTACAGAAGAATCTCTACCCTTGCTTGTGGAGGACCTCCTAAAAAGAGATAAGTCTGTTCAGATAGAGACAAATGGTACACTGTGGCAGGACGCTATAGGAGAGCTTGCACCACAAATTCATATAACCTGCTCTCCAAAGGCTGTTGCAGGCTGGTTTGTGCATCCAAAGATAAGACAGTATGCAAAGGAGCTAAAGTTTGTGGTAGACCAAGAGCTAAGCCTTGACGTGCTTCTTAAGTTTTCTGATTTTCTCCAAAGAGGGGTGGTAGTGCTACAGCCAGAGGGTAATAAGAAGGTCTTTCTACAAAAAGCCCTTGAGATGCAGTTAAGGCTTTTGGAGATGGGTTATCAAGTTAGGGTAATTCCGCAGGTGCATAAGTTTCTTGGGCTGAAGTGA
- a CDS encoding N-acetylmuramoyl-L-alanine amidase, giving the protein MFLRILVIFSLFMSFAFSQKAVVRVGKYPEKERIVLQLDKSVNYKVYTLENPKRVVVDIMEDVNINLPANMQGRIGKHHWGTRLVFERNFQDIKAFSLQEPFRIVIDVYTGTYIERAVAKVEERDELIEIIDPVFVRILRHTNMAPSGERVVNEVRRGQVITQRRVVVIDPGHGGHDPGAIGFMQIKEKDVVLAIAKRITDYLEKDGRFKVIMTRKDDTFVPLQERANIALRNRADLFISIHADAHPQRSPEARGTTIFAISSEAAQRRRQQIVSNQNYASLVFGRDDIPTSARAVLADLAMDVTLNESVVFGNRIAKVVRRELGRDVHFRGIQRAGFAVLKTPGIPSVLVEVGFMTNPQEALMMSDKDFQDSFARALYLAIVEYFFPTTQKLTSAQETYAPAELP; this is encoded by the coding sequence ATGTTCCTGAGGATTTTGGTAATTTTTAGTTTGTTTATGAGCTTTGCCTTTTCTCAGAAGGCTGTTGTTAGGGTAGGAAAGTATCCAGAAAAGGAGCGTATAGTTCTCCAGTTGGACAAAAGCGTAAACTACAAAGTCTACACCCTTGAAAACCCAAAGAGGGTTGTGGTGGATATTATGGAGGATGTCAATATAAACCTTCCCGCAAACATGCAAGGTCGTATTGGTAAGCATCATTGGGGTACGAGGTTGGTTTTTGAGAGAAACTTTCAAGACATAAAAGCCTTTTCTCTGCAAGAGCCATTCAGGATAGTTATAGATGTATACACGGGGACATATATAGAAAGGGCGGTTGCAAAGGTGGAGGAAAGGGATGAACTTATAGAGATAATAGACCCTGTATTTGTAAGAATACTGCGTCACACTAACATGGCTCCTTCTGGCGAGAGAGTGGTTAATGAGGTAAGAAGAGGGCAGGTGATAACTCAAAGAAGAGTTGTAGTGATTGACCCAGGGCATGGAGGACACGATCCAGGGGCTATAGGTTTTATGCAAATAAAAGAAAAGGATGTGGTGCTTGCTATTGCTAAAAGGATTACGGATTACCTTGAAAAAGATGGAAGGTTTAAAGTTATAATGACACGCAAGGATGACACCTTTGTGCCTCTTCAGGAAAGGGCGAACATAGCCTTAAGAAACAGGGCAGACCTCTTTATAAGCATACATGCAGACGCCCATCCTCAGAGGTCTCCAGAGGCAAGAGGGACAACTATCTTTGCCATATCTTCAGAAGCGGCACAAAGACGCCGTCAGCAGATAGTTAGCAATCAAAATTATGCAAGCCTTGTTTTCGGAAGAGATGATATACCCACATCCGCAAGGGCAGTGCTGGCAGACCTTGCCATGGATGTGACGCTTAATGAGAGTGTAGTCTTTGGAAATAGAATTGCTAAAGTAGTAAGGAGAGAGCTTGGCAGGGATGTGCATTTTAGGGGTATCCAAAGGGCAGGCTTTGCTGTGCTTAAAACCCCCGGCATACCTTCTGTCCTTGTGGAGGTGGGATTTATGACAAACCCGCAAGAAGCTTTGATGATGTCTGACAAGGATTTTCAGGATAGCTTCGCAAGGGCATTATATCTTGCAATTGTAGAATACTTCTTCCCTACCACACAAAAGCTCACTTCAGCCCAAGAAACTTATGCACCTGCGGAATTACCCTAA